The region CCCACCTTTACATCCCCCTTGTCATCAGTAGTAAAGGGTGCAAAAAAACTACCGCGGGTAGGCGCTATCTGCGAGCTTTTATTTATTTTCGCGCCGTATTGTTCGACGAAGCCAGCGTCACTACCCGCTAGCGCAACATTCTGATCGACGTATATATCTTTGACATGTTGTTTTGGCCCAGGGTTATCAGGATCCGTAACATCCTGAACATAGGCGCTCAAAATTCGCGGGGCTGCGGGGTCTCGTTCGACAGTAAGTTCATACTTATTGCCAAACTTAAAGTCCACCAAGGTGCTATTGCTCGCGCCTGTTACCCCATCAAATTCAGCACGCCCTTTGGGCGCATTGAAATGCGGGCCATATCCGGAAAAAATAATCAGCGCCTTGCCATCCCCTCGGGGTTGCATCCCGATATAGCCACGACCAAGGGCTGTACCTTTCTCAGTATTGACGCCGAACATCATCGCGTAGTAAATCCCTGCGTCCTTGTCAGCCTTTTTTTGAAGACCTTCGTCGATAATGATAGGGAACGTAATGTTGCTCAACCCAGGGCGCGGAGCGGCAAGCGAGTACTTCACACCAAACAATCCGTTGGGGGATGTGAACTCTTTCTTCATTTCAAATTTTGGATCGCTTACTTTATCGAGCACTGAGGCATCGGAAATAAGCGGAGTACGCGAAGCACTGTCTTCAGATTTTTTTACCGTCACACTCGCTGGCGATTGTGTTGGCAGTTGAACATGTATTGCTTGTGGAGAAAGTTGCGAACGGTAGATATTCATAACAACCACAGCCCTCTTTTGGAACAGCCATCAATAGGCGTCAATGCAATGCCCGTTCATAGGCATGGTTATAAGGCCTCACACGCATCCATAGTGCTGACACCGATGAATGCCCTAGCGGTGTGAACGTCGTCATTGTCGGCTGTAAATAATTGCTGATTTCGATCAAGGCAACTGACGACTTGTACGCACATTTCACGATATGACAGTAAATGGCTGACACCAAACCGCGCTATCAGAAAGAGCGCTCGGACGGCGTGGACTTTTCCTAAAGCAGATAAGGTCTATAACTGACAATTGCGGGAGATATATCTGAGTTGCCCATCACTCAAGACATTCTATTGAAACCTCGCGTAGCGAACGCCGCGACGGCACGCCCCCTGCACCGGCTTTAGTGGTAACCCCTCACCCAGGCTCTACTTCTCAACCAAATCCCAGGCAAAAAAAAACCCGGAAATCCTCACTTGCGTGGGCCTTCCGGATTTTCTAAACCGCCAAAAATGGTGGGTCGTGTGGGATTCGAACCTACGACCAATTGGTTAAAAGCCAACTGCTCTACCAACTGAGCTAACGACCCGCTGTGTTGTGGCGCGTATAATACTGATTTCTAAGGATTATTCAACACCTTATTTGAAATAAATCAGAAATAACGCGTTGGGTCTGTAATTCCGGCCGTTTGGAAGCCTTCTGCACGCAGTCGGCAAGCGTCACATTTCCCACAAGCGCGGCCAGCATCGTCTGCCTGGTAGCAGGAAACAGTCAGCGCGTAATCCACGCCAAGTCCTACGCCAGCCTTCACAATGTCTGCCTTGCTCATGTTCTGCAGCGGGGCCTGGATACGAAAGCTTTGCCCTTCCACACCAGCCTTGGTCGCCAGGTTGGCCATGCGCTCGAATGACTCGACGTACTCTGGACGGCAGTCCGGATAACCGTTGTAGTCCAGTGCATTGACGCCGATGAAGATGTCACGGGCATTCAATACTTCGGCCCAACCAAGGGCCAGCGACAGGAACACGGTATTGCGCGCCGGCACGTAGGTCAGCGGGATGCCTTCGCTGGGCGCCTCGGGCACATCGATGCTGCTGTCGGTAAGAGCCGAGCCGCCGATGCCATTGAGGTTGAGTCCGATCACTTTGTGCTCGACCACACTCAGGTCACGGGCGACACGCGCGGCGGCGTCCAGCTCGGCGCGGTGGCGTTGGCCGTAGTCGAAGCTCATGGTGTAGCAGCGGTAGCCTTGCGCCTGCGCCATGGCAACCATGGTGGC is a window of Pseudomonas antarctica DNA encoding:
- the queC gene encoding 7-cyano-7-deazaguanine synthase QueC; the encoded protein is MTDQKRAVILLSGGLDSATMVAMAQAQGYRCYTMSFDYGQRHRAELDAAARVARDLSVVEHKVIGLNLNGIGGSALTDSSIDVPEAPSEGIPLTYVPARNTVFLSLALGWAEVLNARDIFIGVNALDYNGYPDCRPEYVESFERMANLATKAGVEGQSFRIQAPLQNMSKADIVKAGVGLGVDYALTVSCYQADDAGRACGKCDACRLRAEGFQTAGITDPTRYF